One Mycolicibacterium pulveris genomic region harbors:
- a CDS encoding pyridoxamine 5'-phosphate oxidase family protein encodes MSVKVDLDRLADALSDFAFAYLISVGDDYRAHTVAVDPTLADGVLDIGSVGNTTQRNVTAHGDVTVVWPPREPGGYSLIVDGTGKISDNRLRVSPTRAVLHRKATPESPATSPDCLHDCVPLKK; translated from the coding sequence ATGAGCGTGAAGGTGGACTTGGACCGGCTGGCCGACGCATTGAGCGATTTCGCATTCGCCTACCTGATCTCGGTCGGCGACGACTACCGTGCCCACACCGTCGCCGTCGACCCGACCCTCGCCGACGGCGTGCTCGACATCGGATCCGTCGGCAACACCACCCAGCGCAACGTCACGGCACACGGCGACGTCACCGTGGTCTGGCCGCCGCGCGAACCCGGTGGCTACTCGTTGATCGTCGACGGCACCGGCAAGATCAGCGACAACAGGTTGCGGGTCTCGCCGACGCGTGCGGTGCTGCACCGCAAAGCGACTCCGGAGTCGCCCGCGACCAGCCCGGACTGCCTGCACGACTGCGTGCCGCTGAAAAAGTAA
- a CDS encoding ICP22 family protein, protein MEAREPIRKGEQLNTFARPLPTKLAAAIVAAGVVSTGAAVVEVPDDRVTPTITAEVAPASIVTDLLLDFGNLVAGSSYTLQILAEAQAALPYDLWTVLLLGQQDPALESSLISWLIQHYANPSFDYPWETYAQELVVSLAVLASALPPSISGPMISRLLDLSAAINTAFSVYLPDSTPGALATQFFWNDTFVGGLIFAAKLAAVSQIDAAGNVVRYLGYLPVNLEATFEAALRNPLQIPGLLSNLVNQVANPEYGLLGGVVGPLTEPFVALPGIGAVALQFRDGFYQVVDNLLKLLPPPVSPIVDEATASAAGDESAGEASATSDETDEADEPQGEGDTGIQALGSTSGEDTDGGADDAEDGTDEVTDDSESTDDDAETLSVSGSENVKQGNKFVPGGGTEPADEGTGGDPTEEPESPAPADPESSDDDADDADGSDSGANEGGAAA, encoded by the coding sequence GTGGAAGCCCGCGAGCCGATCCGTAAGGGGGAACAATTGAACACGTTCGCACGCCCGCTGCCGACCAAGTTGGCAGCAGCCATCGTGGCGGCCGGAGTCGTCTCGACCGGGGCCGCCGTCGTCGAGGTGCCCGATGACCGGGTGACACCGACGATCACCGCCGAGGTGGCCCCGGCATCCATCGTCACCGACCTCCTCTTGGACTTCGGCAATCTCGTGGCCGGCTCGAGCTACACGCTCCAGATCCTCGCCGAGGCGCAAGCCGCGTTGCCGTACGACCTCTGGACCGTATTGCTGCTCGGGCAGCAGGACCCGGCCCTCGAGTCGAGCCTGATCAGCTGGCTCATCCAGCACTATGCGAACCCGTCCTTCGACTACCCCTGGGAAACGTATGCCCAGGAACTTGTGGTGTCGCTCGCAGTCCTTGCCAGCGCCTTGCCGCCGTCGATCAGCGGGCCGATGATAAGCAGGCTCTTAGACCTCTCAGCCGCGATCAACACGGCGTTTTCCGTCTATTTGCCAGACTCCACGCCGGGGGCCTTGGCGACGCAGTTCTTCTGGAACGACACCTTCGTCGGGGGCCTGATCTTCGCCGCCAAGCTTGCGGCGGTATCGCAGATCGACGCCGCTGGCAACGTCGTGCGCTACCTGGGTTATCTGCCGGTCAATTTGGAGGCGACCTTCGAAGCGGCGCTGCGCAACCCACTCCAGATCCCCGGCCTGCTCAGCAACTTGGTGAACCAAGTAGCGAACCCGGAGTACGGTCTGCTCGGCGGCGTCGTCGGCCCCCTTACCGAACCGTTCGTGGCGCTGCCCGGGATCGGAGCCGTCGCTCTGCAGTTCCGAGACGGGTTCTACCAAGTGGTCGACAACCTGTTGAAGTTGTTGCCGCCGCCGGTCAGCCCGATCGTCGACGAGGCCACGGCCTCGGCGGCGGGCGACGAGTCGGCGGGTGAAGCTTCCGCGACGTCCGACGAAACCGACGAGGCCGACGAGCCACAGGGTGAAGGCGACACCGGCATTCAGGCCCTGGGGTCGACGTCCGGCGAGGACACCGACGGTGGCGCCGACGACGCGGAGGACGGAACGGACGAGGTTACCGACGACTCGGAGTCCACGGATGACGACGCTGAGACGCTCTCGGTGTCAGGTTCGGAAAATGTCAAGCAGGGCAACAAGTTCGTACCCGGCGGTGGCACTGAACCGGCCGATGAGGGCACGGGCGGCGACCCGACCGAGGAGCCGGAAAGCCCCGCCCCCGCCGATCCGGAGTCGAGTGACGACGACGCCGACGACGCGGACGGTTCCGACTCGGGTGCAAACGAAGGCGGAGCGGCCGCCTGA
- a CDS encoding DEAD/DEAH box helicase — MRVDSAPDTQALRGWQRRALVRYLTAQPRDFLAVATPGSGKTAFALRVAGELLADGTVERVTVVVPTDHLKTQWALAAARSGIALDPKFTNSSAQTSSEYHGVVVTYAQVASHPTRHRVRTENYRTLVVFDEIHHGGDARSWGEGMREAFGDATRRLALTGTPFRSDDSPIPFVTYEPDGDGVLRSVADHTYGYAEALADGVVRPVVFLAYSGEARWRDSAGEEHSARLGEPLTAEQTARAWRTALNPAGEWMPAVIAAADTRLRQLRQHMPDAGGMVIASDQAAARAYAELLTRITGEAPTVVLSDDPGSSDRISQFSAGTGRWLVAVRMVSEGVDVPRLAVGVYATSASTPLFFAQAIGRFVRSRRPGETASIFLPSVPNLLLLASEMEAQRDHVLGKPHRESDGDDYVERRKSEPSELDNGFESLGADAELDQVIFDGASFGTATPAGSEEEADYLGIPGLLDAEQMRDLLRRRQEEQLDRRSRAVGTSEVPRVSTHGQLRELRRELNALVSIAHHRTGKPHGWIHNELRRICGGPPVAAATTEQLQARIEAVRTLNS, encoded by the coding sequence GTGCGGGTTGATTCAGCGCCCGACACCCAGGCTTTGCGAGGCTGGCAGCGTCGGGCTTTGGTGCGGTATCTTACCGCCCAACCGCGTGATTTCCTGGCGGTCGCGACCCCCGGTTCGGGTAAGACGGCGTTTGCCCTGCGCGTGGCCGGCGAGCTGCTGGCCGACGGCACCGTCGAGCGGGTCACCGTCGTCGTGCCGACCGATCACCTCAAGACGCAATGGGCGCTGGCCGCCGCCAGAAGCGGCATCGCGCTGGACCCGAAGTTCACCAACTCGTCGGCGCAGACGTCCTCGGAGTACCACGGCGTGGTCGTCACCTACGCCCAGGTGGCCAGCCACCCGACCCGGCACCGGGTGCGCACGGAGAACTACCGCACGCTGGTGGTGTTCGACGAGATCCACCACGGCGGGGACGCCAGGAGCTGGGGCGAGGGCATGCGCGAGGCCTTCGGCGACGCCACCCGCCGGCTGGCGCTGACCGGCACGCCATTCCGCAGCGACGACAGCCCGATCCCGTTCGTCACCTATGAGCCCGACGGCGACGGCGTGCTGCGCTCGGTGGCCGACCACACCTACGGCTACGCGGAGGCGCTCGCCGACGGCGTGGTGCGACCAGTGGTCTTTCTGGCCTACTCCGGTGAGGCCCGCTGGCGCGACAGCGCGGGCGAGGAGCACTCGGCACGCCTCGGCGAGCCGCTCACCGCCGAGCAGACCGCACGCGCCTGGCGCACCGCGCTGAACCCGGCGGGCGAATGGATGCCCGCCGTCATCGCCGCCGCCGACACCCGGCTGCGCCAGCTGCGCCAGCACATGCCCGACGCAGGCGGCATGGTGATCGCCTCCGACCAGGCCGCCGCGCGGGCCTACGCCGAACTGCTCACCCGGATCACCGGCGAGGCACCGACCGTCGTGCTCTCCGACGATCCCGGCTCCTCGGACCGGATCAGCCAGTTCTCGGCCGGCACCGGCCGGTGGCTGGTCGCGGTGCGGATGGTCTCCGAAGGGGTCGACGTGCCGCGGCTGGCCGTCGGCGTCTATGCCACCAGCGCGTCGACGCCGTTGTTCTTCGCTCAAGCCATCGGTCGCTTCGTGCGGTCGCGCAGGCCCGGTGAGACGGCGAGCATCTTCTTGCCGTCGGTGCCCAACCTGCTGTTGCTGGCCAGCGAGATGGAGGCCCAGCGCGACCATGTGCTGGGCAAACCGCACCGCGAATCCGACGGCGACGACTACGTCGAGCGTCGCAAGTCCGAACCCAGCGAACTCGACAACGGTTTCGAGTCGCTGGGCGCCGACGCCGAGCTGGACCAGGTGATCTTCGACGGCGCGTCGTTCGGCACCGCGACGCCCGCGGGCAGCGAGGAAGAAGCCGACTATCTCGGTATCCCCGGCCTGCTCGACGCCGAACAGATGCGAGACCTGTTGCGACGCAGGCAAGAAGAACAGCTTGACCGTCGGAGCCGCGCAGTCGGTACCAGTGAGGTGCCGCGAGTCTCCACCCACGGGCAGCTACGCGAGCTGCGCCGCGAGCTCAACGCGCTGGTGTCGATCGCCCACCACCGCACCGGTAAGCCGCACGGCTGGATACACAACGAGCTGCGCCGGATCTGTGGCGGCCCTCCGGTGGCGGCGGCCACCACCGAGCAGTTGCAGGCCCGCATCGAGGCGGTCCGCACGCTGAATTCGTGA
- a CDS encoding N-acyl-D-amino-acid deacylase family protein, with the protein MKYDLVIRGGTIVDGLGGEPYVGDVAVSNGRIAAVGTVDGAGTRELDATGLLVTPGFVDLHTHYDGQAVWSDRLTPSSAHGVTTAVMGNCGVGFAPCRPEDHDVLVDVMAGVEDIPGVVMVDGLPWTWETFPEFLDALDARHRDIDVAALLPHSPLRVYVMGQRGVDREPATPEDLALMRKLAAEAVQVGALGFASSRFTLHKTQSGRPIPSYDADRAEIEAIARGVDDAGGGLIQFVPDLVAGDYEPVLQTVFDVAEDVGLPVTFTLAIGNAGDPFYVDALTMVEKANAGGGDISAQIFPRPIGLVLGLELSGNPFVTYPSYQQIAGLPLAEKVAEMRKPEVRERILADKPASDGHPLMFAAQAFEWMFPLGDPPNYEPPRSESIASRARARGVSPLEEAYDRLLDDDGHAMLLVTLANFRDGSLDTVAELIRRDDVVLGLGDGGAHYGMICDASFPTYMLAHWTRDRASGRLTVAEAVRELTSVPARVAGLADRGRIAVGYKADLNVIDHDAVRLHRPVVTYDLPAGGRRLDQGADGYVATIVSGEIIAENGVPTAARPGRLIRGRQPAP; encoded by the coding sequence ATGAAATACGACCTCGTGATCCGCGGCGGCACCATCGTCGACGGCCTCGGCGGCGAACCCTACGTCGGCGACGTGGCTGTCTCGAACGGGAGAATTGCCGCGGTGGGCACGGTGGACGGTGCCGGCACGCGGGAGCTCGACGCGACCGGACTGCTGGTCACCCCGGGGTTCGTCGACCTGCACACCCACTACGACGGCCAAGCCGTCTGGTCGGACCGGCTCACCCCGTCCTCGGCACACGGCGTCACGACGGCGGTGATGGGCAACTGCGGCGTCGGGTTCGCCCCGTGCCGCCCCGAGGACCACGACGTGCTGGTCGACGTGATGGCCGGGGTCGAGGACATCCCCGGCGTGGTGATGGTCGACGGGCTGCCGTGGACCTGGGAGACGTTCCCGGAGTTCCTCGACGCGCTGGACGCGCGACACCGCGACATCGACGTGGCCGCGCTGCTGCCGCACTCCCCGCTGCGGGTGTACGTGATGGGCCAGCGCGGAGTCGACCGCGAACCGGCCACCCCGGAGGACCTCGCGTTGATGCGCAAGCTCGCCGCCGAAGCGGTCCAGGTGGGGGCGCTCGGGTTCGCGTCGTCGCGGTTCACGCTGCACAAGACCCAGAGCGGGCGGCCGATTCCGAGCTACGATGCCGACCGCGCCGAGATCGAGGCGATCGCGCGCGGCGTCGACGACGCCGGCGGCGGGCTGATCCAGTTCGTGCCCGACCTCGTCGCCGGTGACTACGAGCCGGTGCTGCAGACGGTGTTCGACGTCGCCGAGGATGTCGGTCTACCGGTGACGTTCACCTTGGCCATCGGCAACGCCGGCGACCCGTTCTACGTCGACGCGCTCACCATGGTCGAGAAGGCCAACGCTGGGGGCGGCGACATCAGCGCGCAGATCTTCCCGCGCCCGATCGGGCTGGTGCTGGGACTGGAACTGTCGGGCAACCCGTTCGTGACGTATCCGAGTTACCAGCAGATCGCCGGTCTGCCGCTGGCCGAGAAGGTTGCCGAGATGCGCAAACCCGAAGTGCGCGAACGCATCCTGGCCGACAAGCCGGCATCCGACGGGCATCCGCTGATGTTCGCCGCGCAGGCTTTCGAGTGGATGTTCCCGCTTGGCGATCCGCCGAACTACGAGCCGCCGCGGTCGGAGAGCATCGCCAGCCGCGCCCGCGCCCGCGGCGTCAGCCCGCTCGAGGAGGCCTACGACCGGCTGCTCGACGACGACGGCCACGCCATGCTGCTGGTCACGCTGGCCAACTTCCGTGACGGCAGCCTGGACACGGTGGCGGAGTTGATCCGTCGCGATGACGTCGTGCTGGGCCTCGGCGACGGCGGCGCACACTACGGAATGATCTGTGACGCAAGCTTTCCCACGTACATGTTGGCGCACTGGACTCGTGACCGCGCGTCGGGGCGGCTGACGGTGGCCGAGGCGGTGCGCGAGCTGACGTCGGTGCCCGCGCGGGTGGCGGGCCTGGCCGACCGTGGCCGCATCGCGGTGGGGTACAAGGCCGATCTCAACGTCATCGACCACGACGCGGTGCGCCTGCACCGGCCCGTCGTCACCTACGATCTGCCCGCCGGGGGTCGACGCCTGGACCAGGGCGCCGACGGCTATGTCGCGACCATCGTGTCGGGCGAGATCATCGCCGAGAACGGGGTCCCGACCGCCGCGCGGCCCGGGCGGTTGATCCGCGGCCGCCAGCCCGCACCCTGA
- a CDS encoding HAD-IIA family hydrolase, with protein MAIGGVLFDIDGVLVTSWKPIEGAASALRVLAEHQVACSYLTNTTTRTRAQIAELLTEAGMTVRPDEVVTAAVLTAEYVRDRFPGARCFLVNSGQIAEDMAGIDIVYSTEFAGPKTPDKPDVVLLGGAGPEYSHLTLSWVYDWMAQGVPVVAMHRSTAWTTSDGLRIDTGMYLIGMEEASGRKATAVGKPAPDGFLAAASRLGVEPDEMYMVGDDLNNDVLAAQVVGMTGVLVRTGKFRQDTLDRWAADEFAMQPNHVIDSVADLPELLGL; from the coding sequence ATGGCTATCGGTGGAGTGCTCTTCGACATCGATGGTGTCCTGGTGACGTCGTGGAAACCGATCGAGGGCGCGGCGAGCGCGCTGCGGGTGTTGGCGGAGCACCAGGTTGCCTGCTCGTATCTGACCAACACGACGACGCGTACCAGGGCGCAGATCGCCGAACTGCTCACCGAAGCGGGCATGACGGTGCGCCCCGACGAGGTCGTCACCGCCGCGGTGCTGACGGCCGAGTATGTCCGCGACCGTTTTCCGGGCGCACGCTGTTTTCTGGTCAACAGCGGTCAGATCGCCGAGGACATGGCGGGCATCGACATCGTGTACTCCACGGAGTTCGCCGGCCCCAAGACGCCCGACAAACCCGACGTGGTGTTGCTGGGCGGCGCGGGGCCGGAGTACAGCCATCTGACGCTGTCGTGGGTGTACGACTGGATGGCCCAGGGCGTGCCGGTGGTCGCCATGCATCGCAGCACCGCGTGGACCACCAGCGACGGCCTGCGGATCGACACCGGGATGTATCTGATCGGTATGGAGGAGGCCTCCGGCCGCAAGGCGACCGCCGTCGGCAAGCCGGCACCGGACGGATTCCTCGCGGCGGCAAGCCGTCTCGGCGTCGAACCCGACGAGATGTACATGGTCGGCGACGATCTCAACAACGACGTGCTGGCTGCTCAGGTGGTGGGGATGACGGGGGTGTTGGTGCGCACGGGCAAGTTCCGGCAGGACACGCTGGACCGGTGGGCGGCAGACGAGTTCGCGATGCAGCCCAACCATGTGATCGACTCGGTGGCCGACCTGCCGGAGCTTCTCGGGCTGTAG
- the groL gene encoding chaperonin GroEL (60 kDa chaperone family; promotes refolding of misfolded polypeptides especially under stressful conditions; forms two stacked rings of heptamers to form a barrel-shaped 14mer; ends can be capped by GroES; misfolded proteins enter the barrel where they are refolded when GroES binds): protein MAKQIAYDEEARRGLERGLNALADAVKVTLGPKGRNVVLEKKWGAPTITNDGVSIAKEIELEDPYEKIGAELVKEVAKKTDDVAGDGTTTATVLAQALVREGLRNVAAGANPLGLKRGIEKAVEKITETLLKSAKEVETKDQIAATAAISAGDLQIGELIAEAMDKVGNEGVITVEESQTFGLQLELTEGMRFDKGYISGYFVTDAERQEAVLEDPYILLVSSKISTVKDLLPLLEKVIQSGKPLLIIAEDVEGEALSTLVVNKIRGTFKSVAVKAPGFGDRRKAMLQDMAILTGGQVISEEVGLSLETADVSLLGKARKVVVTKDETTIVEGAGDSEAIAGRVAQIRAEIENSDSDYDREKLQERLAKLAGGVAVIKAGAATEVELKERKHRIEDAVRNAKAAVEEGIVAGGGVSLLQAGPVLDELKLDGDEATGVNIVRVALEAPLKQIAANSGLEPGVVAEKVRNLEAGKGLNAATGEYEDLLKAGVADPVKVTRSALQNAASIAALFLTTEAVVADKPEKAAAPAGDPTGGMGGMDF from the coding sequence ATGGCCAAGCAAATTGCGTATGACGAAGAGGCCCGCCGCGGCCTCGAGCGGGGCCTGAACGCCCTCGCCGACGCGGTAAAGGTGACGTTGGGGCCCAAGGGTCGCAACGTCGTGCTGGAGAAGAAGTGGGGCGCCCCCACGATCACCAACGATGGTGTGTCCATCGCCAAGGAGATCGAGCTGGAGGACCCGTACGAGAAGATCGGCGCCGAGCTGGTCAAGGAAGTCGCCAAGAAGACCGACGATGTCGCCGGCGACGGAACGACGACGGCAACGGTTTTGGCCCAGGCGCTCGTGCGCGAGGGTCTGCGCAACGTCGCGGCCGGTGCCAACCCGCTCGGCCTGAAGCGTGGCATCGAGAAGGCCGTCGAGAAGATCACCGAGACCCTGCTGAAGTCGGCCAAGGAGGTCGAGACCAAGGACCAGATCGCCGCGACCGCCGCGATCTCGGCCGGTGACCTGCAGATCGGCGAGCTGATCGCCGAGGCGATGGACAAGGTCGGCAACGAGGGTGTCATCACCGTCGAGGAGTCGCAGACCTTCGGGCTGCAGCTCGAGCTGACCGAGGGCATGCGCTTCGACAAGGGCTACATCTCGGGTTACTTCGTGACCGACGCCGAGCGTCAGGAAGCGGTCCTCGAGGATCCCTACATCCTGCTGGTCAGCTCCAAGATCTCGACCGTCAAGGATCTGCTGCCGCTGCTGGAGAAGGTCATCCAGTCCGGCAAGCCGCTGCTGATCATCGCCGAGGACGTCGAGGGCGAGGCGCTGTCCACCCTGGTCGTCAACAAGATCCGCGGCACCTTCAAGTCCGTCGCCGTCAAGGCCCCGGGCTTCGGTGACCGTCGCAAGGCGATGCTGCAGGACATGGCGATCCTCACCGGCGGCCAGGTCATCAGCGAGGAGGTCGGCCTGTCTCTCGAGACCGCCGACGTCTCCCTGCTCGGCAAGGCCCGCAAGGTCGTCGTCACCAAGGACGAGACCACCATCGTCGAGGGTGCCGGTGACAGCGAGGCGATCGCGGGCCGGGTGGCCCAGATCCGCGCCGAGATCGAGAACAGCGACTCCGACTACGACCGCGAGAAGCTGCAGGAGCGGCTGGCCAAGCTGGCCGGCGGCGTTGCGGTGATCAAGGCCGGGGCCGCCACCGAGGTGGAGCTCAAGGAGCGCAAGCACCGCATCGAGGACGCGGTGCGCAACGCCAAGGCCGCCGTGGAGGAGGGCATCGTCGCCGGTGGCGGTGTGTCCCTGCTGCAGGCCGGCCCGGTGCTCGACGAGCTCAAGCTCGACGGCGACGAGGCGACCGGTGTCAACATTGTGCGTGTCGCGCTGGAGGCTCCGCTGAAGCAGATCGCCGCCAACTCGGGCCTGGAGCCCGGCGTGGTTGCCGAGAAGGTTCGCAACCTCGAAGCCGGCAAGGGCTTGAACGCCGCGACCGGTGAGTACGAGGACCTGCTCAAGGCAGGCGTGGCCGACCCGGTCAAGGTGACGCGTTCGGCGCTGCAGAACGCGGCGTCCATCGCGGCGCTGTTCCTGACCACGGAGGCCGTCGTCGCCGACAAGCCGGAGAAGGCCGCCGCACCCGCCGGCGACCCGACCGGTGGCATGGGCGGTATGGACTTCTAA
- a CDS encoding PE-PPE domain-containing protein produces the protein MARWWQRLWPVVAAMCVVLGTVTTSTAVSAAEEAVLIPGATVFKRINPFYPLIATNYPVIGIHFHDDDDPQVVDYSQNALASEWALRDGVKQADIAVRQIDGKVVVIGESMGAMVASRLAAKLAADPDAPSTDDIRFVLIAPPEAGVAEWFKEGTYIPVLNYRISRIAESPYPTTIVIGEYDGWADPPDRPWNLISSANALMGIVYVHGPPIAAGDPETLSPENTTTHTNGAGGIVTTHFVPTQNLPLTQVFRDVGVPGVLVDRVDQVVRPIVDAGYVRHDRPGDRRPYLRDGALHRNVQSQQQARAQSRESREDTVDVGEPASTGRLLDRISVDTDPEKSEKTAAEPEAPASDPQTPSESTDGDG, from the coding sequence ATGGCTAGATGGTGGCAGCGGCTGTGGCCGGTGGTCGCAGCTATGTGCGTGGTGCTGGGAACCGTAACGACATCCACCGCGGTGAGCGCCGCAGAAGAAGCCGTGTTGATCCCCGGAGCGACCGTCTTCAAGCGCATCAACCCGTTCTATCCGCTCATCGCCACCAACTACCCGGTCATCGGGATTCACTTTCACGACGACGACGACCCGCAGGTGGTTGACTACTCGCAGAACGCCCTTGCCTCAGAGTGGGCGCTGCGTGACGGCGTGAAGCAAGCGGACATCGCCGTGCGCCAGATTGACGGCAAAGTCGTGGTCATCGGCGAATCGATGGGCGCCATGGTGGCTTCCAGGCTGGCCGCGAAGTTGGCGGCCGACCCCGATGCCCCGTCGACGGACGACATCAGGTTCGTCCTGATCGCTCCACCGGAGGCGGGCGTGGCCGAGTGGTTCAAGGAGGGCACCTACATTCCCGTCTTGAATTACCGGATCAGCCGCATCGCGGAGTCTCCTTACCCCACCACGATCGTCATCGGTGAATACGACGGCTGGGCCGACCCGCCGGATCGTCCGTGGAACCTGATCTCCTCGGCCAACGCGCTGATGGGCATCGTCTACGTCCACGGCCCCCCGATCGCGGCGGGCGATCCGGAGACGTTGTCGCCCGAGAACACGACCACGCACACGAACGGGGCGGGCGGGATCGTCACCACGCATTTCGTGCCGACCCAGAACCTCCCGTTGACGCAGGTCTTCCGCGACGTCGGCGTGCCCGGCGTGCTCGTGGACAGGGTCGATCAGGTGGTGCGTCCGATCGTCGACGCCGGATATGTCCGACACGATCGGCCCGGTGACAGGCGCCCGTACCTGCGCGACGGCGCGCTTCACCGCAATGTGCAGAGTCAGCAGCAGGCGCGTGCGCAATCGCGCGAGAGCCGCGAAGACACGGTTGACGTCGGCGAACCGGCTTCCACGGGCCGCCTGCTGGACCGGATCTCCGTCGATACGGACCCTGAGAAGTCGGAGAAGACGGCCGCGGAACCCGAGGCCCCGGCGAGTGATCCGCAGACCCCGTCAGAATCGACGGACGGGGACGGTTGA
- a CDS encoding addiction module protein: protein MTIWERVQQALLRRGINTVVELVLWIGLAYTVIGVAYAMLHIELIGQLKHALSADFTVFANIAALVVAVLGWPVLLASSLLCGVAGCGLLT from the coding sequence ATGACGATATGGGAGCGCGTGCAGCAGGCGCTGCTGCGGCGGGGCATCAACACGGTGGTCGAGCTCGTATTGTGGATCGGGTTGGCGTACACGGTGATCGGCGTGGCTTACGCGATGCTTCACATCGAGCTGATCGGTCAGCTCAAACATGCGCTCAGCGCTGACTTCACCGTCTTCGCCAACATCGCGGCGCTGGTGGTGGCCGTGCTGGGCTGGCCGGTGCTGCTGGCCAGCTCGCTGCTGTGCGGGGTGGCCGGCTGCGGGCTGCTCACCTAG